One genomic window of Malaciobacter molluscorum LMG 25693 includes the following:
- the aceF gene encoding dihydrolipoyllysine-residue acetyltransferase, producing MSIEEIKLPDVGGESVEVIEICVKAGDEVGEEDAIIVVETEKASMDIPVDFAGTIESINVKTGDKISEGDVVCTIKKASSDESESEPEKEESTEEEKESTEEEKESTEEEKESTKEEKESTKEELTQKNDSSSDDNETSTVIEDVIVPDLGQDDAVDVIEIAVNEGDEVEEEDGLITLETEKATMDVPAPFKGKITELLVKAGDKVKTGTLIAKMEKTVKGKKKSETVAKQTSDSTAKVENENKENSKNKEDSKSKEESSSKTQSEPVKTSGKVYASPSVRRIAREFGIDLSLVTGSARKGRILREDVRQYIKDKIKNINNAEASTTSGGSLGFNLPELKPVDFSKFGEIETVEMSRIQKISGPSLHRNWVGIPHVTQFDEADITELEEFRKTQNALNAKKDNGVKISPLVFALKAVAKALELHPNFNSSLSPDEQSIIFKKYINIAVAVDTPNGLVVPVIKDVDKKGIEELSNELKEISKKARDGKLKAQDMQGACFTISSLGGIGGTAFTPIINAPEVAILGLSKSEFKPKYNGKDFEPRLMLPLSLSYDHRVIDGADGARFTTTLSKLLSDIRLLLL from the coding sequence ATGAGTATAGAAGAAATTAAACTACCAGATGTTGGTGGAGAATCAGTAGAAGTTATTGAAATTTGTGTTAAAGCTGGTGATGAGGTTGGAGAAGAAGATGCAATAATTGTTGTAGAAACAGAAAAAGCATCTATGGATATTCCTGTAGATTTTGCAGGAACTATTGAATCAATCAATGTAAAAACTGGTGATAAAATTTCTGAAGGTGATGTAGTTTGTACTATTAAAAAAGCAAGTTCAGATGAAAGTGAATCTGAACCAGAAAAAGAAGAATCAACTGAAGAAGAAAAAGAATCAACTGAAGAAGAAAAAGAATCAACTGAAGAAGAAAAAGAATCAACAAAAGAAGAAAAAGAATCAACAAAAGAAGAATTAACTCAAAAAAATGATTCTTCAAGTGATGATAATGAAACTTCAACAGTAATAGAAGATGTAATTGTTCCTGATTTAGGTCAAGATGATGCAGTTGATGTAATTGAAATAGCTGTTAATGAAGGTGACGAAGTAGAAGAAGAAGATGGACTTATTACTTTAGAAACAGAAAAAGCTACTATGGATGTTCCTGCACCTTTTAAAGGTAAAATTACTGAATTATTAGTAAAAGCTGGAGATAAAGTAAAAACTGGAACTTTAATTGCAAAAATGGAAAAAACTGTAAAAGGTAAGAAAAAATCTGAAACAGTTGCAAAACAGACAAGTGATTCAACTGCAAAAGTAGAAAATGAAAATAAAGAAAATTCAAAAAATAAAGAAGATTCAAAATCTAAAGAAGAGAGTAGTTCTAAAACTCAAAGTGAACCTGTAAAAACATCAGGTAAAGTTTATGCATCTCCATCTGTTAGAAGAATTGCAAGAGAGTTTGGAATTGATTTATCTTTAGTAACTGGTAGTGCAAGAAAAGGTAGAATTTTAAGAGAAGATGTAAGACAATACATCAAAGATAAAATTAAAAATATAAATAACGCTGAAGCTTCTACTACAAGCGGTGGTTCATTAGGATTTAATTTACCGGAACTTAAACCAGTTGATTTTTCTAAATTTGGAGAAATTGAAACAGTAGAAATGAGTAGAATTCAAAAGATTTCAGGACCAAGTTTACATAGAAATTGGGTTGGTATTCCTCATGTTACACAATTTGATGAAGCAGATATTACTGAACTTGAAGAGTTTAGAAAAACACAAAATGCACTTAATGCAAAAAAAGATAATGGTGTTAAAATATCTCCGTTAGTTTTTGCTTTAAAAGCAGTTGCAAAAGCATTAGAATTACACCCTAATTTTAACTCATCATTAAGCCCTGATGAACAAAGTATTATATTTAAAAAATATATTAATATTGCAGTTGCAGTTGATACTCCAAATGGACTTGTTGTTCCTGTTATCAAAGATGTTGATAAAAAAGGAATTGAAGAGTTATCAAATGAATTAAAAGAGATTTCTAAAAAAGCAAGAGATGGGAAATTAAAAGCACAAGATATGCAAGGTGCTTGTTTTACTATTTCAAGTCTTGGTGGAATTGGTGGAACAGCATTTACGCCAATTATAAATGCACCAGAAGTTGCAATTTTAGGATTATCTAAATCTGAATTCAAACCAAAATATAATGGAAAAGATTTTGAACCAAGATTAATGTTACCATTATCACTATCTTATGATCATAGGGTTATAGATGGAGCGGATGGAGCAAGATTTACAACAACACTTTCAAAACTATTAAGTGATATTAGATTATTGCTTTTATAA
- a CDS encoding cation diffusion facilitator family transporter yields the protein MTLQKKATLISSSVAATLTLIKLIIGIFSGSVAVLASAIDSILDMFVSVFNYFAISNAEKPADKVFNYGRGKIEALASVIEGTIITLSGIFLLYKAIKKYFTNQNSQYLEISLIVMIISLVITLGLVTYLNYVSKKTNNMVIKADALHYKTDVYSNIAVLGSLILVKLTNYEIIDVIVGASIAIFIIYSAYSLISDGVLILLDRAVEEEIVNKIKNIINSNEKITTYHLLKTREAANETFVDVHLVFDYEISLINAHKISDKIEDKIRNIDKTKDWVINIHLDPYDDSKTNIENNNF from the coding sequence ATGACTCTACAAAAAAAAGCTACACTAATCTCTTCTAGTGTAGCTGCGACCCTTACTCTAATCAAATTAATTATTGGTATTTTTAGTGGTTCAGTTGCTGTTTTAGCTTCTGCAATTGATTCAATTTTAGATATGTTTGTATCTGTATTTAACTATTTTGCAATATCAAATGCAGAAAAACCTGCAGATAAAGTATTTAATTATGGAAGAGGTAAAATTGAAGCACTAGCATCTGTTATAGAAGGTACAATTATTACTCTTTCAGGAATATTTTTATTATATAAAGCAATAAAAAAATATTTTACAAATCAAAATTCACAATATTTAGAAATATCTTTAATTGTAATGATTATATCATTAGTAATTACACTAGGATTAGTAACATATTTAAATTATGTGTCAAAAAAAACAAATAATATGGTTATCAAAGCTGATGCACTTCATTATAAAACTGATGTATATTCAAATATTGCAGTTTTAGGTTCACTAATTTTAGTAAAACTTACAAATTATGAAATCATAGATGTAATTGTAGGTGCAAGTATTGCTATTTTTATCATCTATTCCGCCTATTCACTTATTTCTGATGGAGTATTAATTCTTTTAGATAGAGCAGTTGAAGAAGAAATAGTAAATAAAATAAAAAATATTATAAACTCTAATGAAAAAATAACTACATATCATTTATTAAAAACAAGAGAAGCTGCAAACGAAACTTTTGTAGATGTGCATTTAGTTTTTGATTATGAAATATCATTAATAAATGCCCATAAAATAAGTGATAAAATTGAAGATAAAATAAGAAATATTGATAAAACAAAAGATTGGGTTATAAATATTCATCTTGATCCTTATGATGATTCTAAAACTAATATAGAAAATAATAATTTTTAA
- a CDS encoding pyridoxal phosphate-dependent aminotransferase, translated as MKIAQRMEKLSPSVTMAITALGRELKAQGKDILSFSAGEPDFDTPDVIKDAAVKAIKAGFTKYTSVEGITETKQAIINKLKRDHGLEYNLDNIVISNGAKHSLFNLFQLLINEGDEVIIPSPYWVTYPEQVKYSDGVPVFIETDDSTNFKITAEQLKNAITPKTKILVLNSPSNPAGSVYSKKELTEISKVLEGTDILVLSDEMYEKIIFDKEVFTATAQISKDMYNRTVTINGLSKAVAMTGWRFGYIATPKVDIVKAMIKLQGQVTSNINSMTQVASISALEGEADKEIEAMRKEFEKRRNFAVKAFNDIDGITCVSPKGAFYLFVNIKEVTENSIKFCEQLLAEEGVAVVPGLAFGKEGYFRFSFATDLESIKKGIERIERFTDRIKNVDYNE; from the coding sequence ATGAAAATTGCCCAGAGAATGGAGAAACTGTCTCCGTCAGTTACAATGGCTATTACTGCTTTAGGAAGAGAACTTAAAGCACAAGGTAAAGACATTTTAAGTTTTAGTGCAGGTGAACCTGATTTTGATACACCAGATGTGATAAAAGATGCAGCTGTTAAAGCAATTAAAGCAGGTTTTACAAAATACACATCAGTAGAGGGTATAACTGAAACAAAGCAAGCAATTATTAACAAACTAAAAAGAGATCACGGACTAGAATATAATCTTGACAATATTGTAATAAGTAATGGGGCTAAACACTCACTTTTCAATCTATTCCAATTATTGATAAACGAAGGAGATGAAGTAATTATTCCTTCTCCTTACTGGGTTACTTATCCAGAGCAAGTAAAATATTCTGATGGTGTACCAGTTTTTATTGAAACTGATGATTCAACAAACTTTAAAATCACAGCAGAACAATTAAAAAATGCAATTACACCAAAAACAAAAATTCTTGTTCTTAATTCGCCATCTAACCCAGCAGGTTCAGTTTATTCAAAAAAAGAATTAACAGAGATCAGTAAAGTTTTAGAAGGAACTGATATATTAGTGCTTTCAGATGAAATGTATGAAAAAATCATTTTTGATAAAGAAGTTTTCACAGCAACTGCACAAATAAGCAAAGATATGTATAATAGAACAGTTACAATTAATGGTCTAAGTAAAGCAGTTGCAATGACTGGTTGGAGATTTGGTTATATTGCAACGCCAAAAGTAGATATTGTAAAAGCAATGATCAAACTTCAAGGACAAGTAACATCAAATATTAATAGTATGACTCAAGTAGCTTCAATTTCAGCACTTGAAGGTGAAGCTGACAAAGAAATTGAAGCAATGAGAAAAGAATTTGAAAAAAGAAGAAACTTTGCAGTGAAAGCATTTAATGATATTGATGGTATTACATGTGTTTCACCAAAAGGTGCCTTCTATTTATTTGTAAATATTAAAGAAGTAACTGAAAACTCTATTAAATTTTGTGAACAGCTATTAGCAGAAGAAGGTGTTGCAGTTGTTCCTGGATTAGCATTTGGAAAAGAAGGTTATTTTAGATTCTCTTTTGCTACAGATTTAGAAAGTATTAAAAAGGGAATTGAAAGAATTGAAAGATTCACAGATAGAATCAAAAATGTAGATTACAACGAATAA
- the metE gene encoding 5-methyltetrahydropteroyltriglutamate--homocysteine S-methyltransferase, which yields MSKNYVIGFPRIGEKRELKKVLESFWSGEVDFNEVEYVANELKKRHWSYQKRAKVNFISSNDFSYYDNMLDTTILLGAIPKRFENLEDEELYFAMARGSKDCVAMEMTKWFNTNYHYIVPEISKNTTFKLNSKKVIEEYKQSKDLAINTKINLVGPITFLGLSKSIDNSDTYFHINSVVEEYCKLLEEISSFGSDVVVQFDEPLFVKDLDSKILSLIKPVYDKLSLVSTNIKIVVATYFEHSNEATKILVNTNIWALALDFVYGSKNFEVLEDIKASNKVLIAGVVDGRNVWKSDISKKVELLEKIAKVVNKENILVSTSCSLLHVPFTLEYELSLDKDIKSWLSFAKEKLVELKLISKVFFEEELTLEDKSLLKENEQSNRSRKESTKIHNKKIQNKINSLEILERKDIFEDRIKAQREYFKYEDLATTTIGSFPQTPEIRKNRRDFKASTISKDEYELNIKEYINDCISFQESIGLDVLVHGEPERNDMVEYFGELLEGFAFTKNAWVQSYGSRCVKPPLIFGDVSRENPMTVEWIKYAQSKTNKIVKGMLTGPVTILNWSFVRDDKPRNEVAKQIALAIANEVDDLQNAGIKMIQVDEAAFKEGYPLRKENIKEYENWAVENFKLSVSKAKIDTQIHTHMCYSQFNDIIKTIEAMDADVISIETARSGNELLKIFKEVGYKQEVGPGVYDIHSPRIPSVEEMVKQIEALLEVLPKEQLWINPDCGLKTRKWPEVKQSLENMVKAVNIVRENKK from the coding sequence ATGTCTAAAAATTATGTTATAGGATTTCCAAGAATTGGAGAAAAAAGAGAACTTAAAAAAGTATTAGAAAGTTTTTGGTCAGGTGAAGTTGATTTCAATGAGGTTGAATATGTTGCAAATGAGTTAAAAAAAAGACATTGGTCTTATCAAAAAAGAGCAAAAGTTAATTTTATATCATCAAATGATTTTTCATATTATGATAATATGTTAGATACAACAATTTTACTTGGAGCAATTCCTAAAAGATTTGAAAATCTAGAAGATGAAGAGTTATATTTTGCAATGGCAAGAGGAAGTAAAGATTGTGTTGCTATGGAGATGACAAAGTGGTTTAATACAAATTATCACTATATAGTTCCAGAAATATCAAAAAATACTACTTTTAAATTAAATAGTAAAAAAGTAATAGAAGAATATAAACAATCAAAAGATTTAGCAATAAATACAAAAATAAATCTTGTAGGACCTATTACATTTCTTGGGTTAAGTAAATCTATTGATAATAGTGATACATATTTTCATATAAATAGTGTAGTAGAAGAGTATTGTAAACTTTTAGAAGAGATTAGTTCATTTGGTAGTGATGTTGTTGTTCAATTTGATGAACCACTATTTGTAAAAGATTTAGATTCAAAGATTTTGTCTTTAATAAAGCCTGTTTATGATAAATTGTCATTAGTATCAACAAATATAAAAATTGTAGTTGCTACATATTTTGAACACTCTAATGAAGCTACAAAAATTCTAGTAAATACAAACATCTGGGCTTTGGCTTTAGATTTTGTTTATGGAAGTAAAAACTTTGAAGTTTTAGAAGATATAAAAGCTTCTAATAAAGTTTTAATTGCTGGTGTTGTAGATGGAAGGAATGTTTGGAAAAGTGATATTTCTAAAAAAGTAGAATTATTAGAAAAAATTGCAAAAGTTGTAAATAAAGAAAATATCTTAGTATCAACTTCTTGTTCTTTACTTCATGTACCTTTTACTTTAGAGTATGAATTATCTTTAGATAAAGATATAAAATCTTGGCTTAGTTTTGCTAAAGAAAAACTTGTTGAGTTAAAACTAATATCAAAAGTATTTTTTGAAGAAGAATTAACTTTGGAAGATAAATCACTTCTAAAAGAGAATGAACAATCAAATAGAAGTAGAAAAGAATCAACAAAAATACATAATAAAAAGATCCAAAATAAGATAAATTCTTTAGAAATATTAGAAAGAAAAGATATATTTGAAGATAGAATAAAAGCTCAAAGAGAGTATTTTAAATATGAAGATTTAGCAACTACAACAATTGGTTCTTTTCCCCAAACACCAGAAATCAGAAAAAACAGAAGAGATTTTAAAGCTTCTACTATTTCAAAAGATGAGTATGAATTAAATATAAAAGAGTATATTAATGATTGTATATCTTTTCAAGAGAGTATTGGACTTGATGTATTAGTTCATGGTGAACCAGAAAGAAATGATATGGTTGAATATTTTGGTGAATTATTAGAAGGTTTTGCATTTACAAAAAATGCGTGGGTTCAATCATATGGAAGTAGATGTGTAAAGCCACCTTTGATTTTTGGAGATGTAAGTAGAGAAAATCCAATGACTGTAGAGTGGATAAAATATGCTCAAAGTAAAACAAATAAAATAGTTAAAGGTATGTTAACAGGTCCAGTTACTATTTTAAACTGGTCTTTTGTAAGAGATGATAAGCCAAGAAATGAAGTTGCAAAACAGATAGCATTAGCAATTGCAAATGAAGTAGATGATTTACAAAATGCTGGTATAAAGATGATACAAGTTGATGAAGCTGCATTTAAAGAAGGTTATCCTTTAAGAAAAGAGAATATAAAAGAGTATGAGAATTGGGCAGTTGAAAACTTTAAATTAAGTGTAAGTAAAGCAAAAATAGATACTCAAATTCATACACATATGTGTTATAGTCAATTTAATGATATTATTAAAACAATCGAGGCTATGGATGCTGATGTAATATCAATTGAAACAGCAAGAAGTGGGAATGAACTTCTAAAAATATTTAAAGAAGTTGGTTATAAACAAGAAGTTGGTCCAGGGGTTTATGATATTCATAGCCCAAGAATTCCAAGTGTTGAAGAGATGGTAAAGCAAATAGAAGCTTTACTTGAAGTTCTTCCCAAAGAGCAATTGTGGATAAATCCAGATTGTGGACTAAAAACTAGAAAATGGCCTGAGGTTAAACAAAGTTTAGAAAATATGGTAAAAGCTGTAAATATTGTTAGAGAAAATAAAAAATAA
- a CDS encoding methyl-accepting chemotaxis protein: MLNKLSISKKLYLGFSIMIIIMIIVTAIGIVKVKFIDDTLYEVVEINSVKQRYAINFRGSVHDRAIAIRDVVLAKDSNSELFKTNIEDIKRLEKYYIKSAAPLDEIIQKGLNVDDEEKKILSKIKDIESKTLPLVNRLIKLKSNNMNEEAKELLVKKVGPNFTIWLKVINQFIDYEEEKNQIETPKAREVASSFTFTMLSILLISLFIALVVSFLISNQLVKSVNLVQEGLLGFFDFLNKKTNKATNIKINGTDEFAQMAKDINSNIKNIENTIIQDEEFVKEIASFAKEIGAGNMQVKIQKDTTTKSLIELKEILTKMQNDLENSVTSSIPKLLNILKSFKEHDFTPRFENSNAKVTVAINELGDVISNLLSDSYEVGKKLENSSKLLIKNVNELNISSNEAASSLEQTTASLTNIMKNVKTNSNHVEEMSQYAKDVNNFAIEGQKFAKNTSVAMTELSQQVTTINDAITIIDQIAFQTNILSLNAAVEAATAGEAGKGFAVVAQEVRNLANRSAQAASEIKSIVEQATNKATFGKQTSDKMINGYDLLIDSIDKTTNIINNIETSSKEQEDGISQINEAIILLEEQTQKNAIIANQTKEIAIENDEIAKEIVSELSNKKFKTKA, encoded by the coding sequence ATGCTAAACAAATTATCAATATCAAAAAAACTATACTTAGGTTTTTCAATAATGATTATAATTATGATAATAGTAACAGCTATAGGAATAGTAAAAGTTAAATTTATAGATGACACTCTTTATGAAGTTGTTGAAATAAATTCCGTAAAACAAAGATATGCTATTAACTTTAGAGGAAGTGTTCATGATAGAGCAATTGCAATAAGAGATGTTGTACTTGCAAAAGATAGCAATAGTGAACTATTTAAAACAAATATTGAAGATATAAAAAGATTAGAAAAATATTACATTAAATCGGCTGCTCCACTTGATGAAATTATTCAAAAAGGTTTAAATGTAGATGATGAAGAAAAAAAGATTCTTTCAAAAATCAAAGATATTGAAAGCAAAACATTACCTTTAGTAAATAGACTTATTAAATTAAAAAGTAATAATATGAATGAGGAAGCAAAAGAACTACTAGTTAAAAAAGTTGGTCCAAATTTTACAATTTGGCTAAAAGTTATTAATCAATTTATTGATTATGAAGAAGAAAAGAATCAAATAGAAACACCAAAAGCAAGAGAAGTAGCAAGTAGTTTTACTTTTACAATGTTAAGTATTTTACTTATTTCTTTATTTATTGCATTAGTAGTATCTTTTTTAATCTCAAATCAGTTAGTTAAATCTGTAAATTTAGTCCAAGAAGGATTATTAGGATTTTTTGATTTTTTAAATAAAAAGACAAATAAAGCAACAAATATAAAAATAAATGGAACGGATGAGTTTGCACAAATGGCAAAAGATATAAACTCTAATATTAAAAATATTGAAAATACAATTATTCAAGATGAAGAGTTTGTAAAAGAGATTGCTTCTTTTGCAAAAGAGATTGGTGCAGGAAATATGCAAGTAAAAATACAAAAAGATACAACTACAAAATCACTAATTGAATTAAAAGAGATTTTAACAAAAATGCAAAATGATCTTGAAAATAGTGTTACAAGTAGTATTCCTAAATTATTAAATATTTTAAAAAGTTTTAAAGAGCATGATTTTACACCAAGATTTGAAAACTCTAACGCAAAAGTAACAGTAGCTATAAATGAATTAGGAGATGTAATATCAAATCTTTTAAGTGATTCATATGAAGTTGGAAAAAAATTAGAAAACTCATCTAAACTATTAATAAAAAATGTAAATGAATTAAATATTAGTTCAAATGAAGCTGCTTCATCATTAGAACAAACAACTGCTTCTTTAACTAACATAATGAAAAATGTAAAAACTAATTCTAATCATGTAGAGGAGATGTCTCAATATGCAAAAGATGTAAATAATTTTGCAATAGAAGGTCAAAAATTTGCTAAAAATACTAGTGTTGCTATGACTGAATTATCTCAACAAGTTACAACAATCAATGATGCAATTACAATAATTGATCAAATTGCATTTCAGACAAATATCTTAAGCTTAAATGCAGCAGTTGAAGCAGCAACAGCAGGAGAAGCAGGAAAAGGTTTTGCCGTAGTTGCACAAGAAGTAAGAAACTTAGCAAATAGAAGTGCCCAAGCAGCAAGTGAAATAAAATCAATTGTAGAACAAGCAACAAATAAGGCAACTTTTGGGAAACAAACAAGTGATAAAATGATAAATGGATATGATTTATTAATTGATAGTATTGACAAAACAACAAACATAATTAATAATATTGAAACTTCTTCAAAAGAGCAAGAAGATGGTATTTCTCAAATAAATGAAGCTATTATATTACTAGAAGAACAAACTCAAAAAAATGCAATAATCGCAAACCAAACAAAAGAAATTGCTATTGAAAATGATGAAATAGCAAAAGAAATTGTAAGTGAATTAAGCAATAAAAAATTTAAAACAAAAGCATAG
- the lpdA gene encoding dihydrolipoyl dehydrogenase: protein MSKEIKGQVLVIGAGPAGYSAAFRSADLGFDVVLVEKFNTLGGVCLNVGCIPSKALLHVAKVIEEAEEISHHGVSFGKPEIDIEKIAEYKSSVVKKLTDGLSSMAKMRKVKVVNGTATFIDKNSISVKNGDEETIVKFDNAIIAAGSRPIELPFIPHEDPRIWDSTDALRLKEVPKKLLIMGGGIIGLEMGTVYQKLGSSIDVVEMQDQLVPVADKDVIKAYTKANKDRFNIMLNTKVAKVEAKDDGIYVSMEGEGVSAEPIVYDAVLVAIGRAANGKMLGLENAGVNVNDWGIIEVDKQMRTNVDNIFAIGDIVGQPMLAHKGVHEGHVAAEVIAGKKHYFEPKMIPSIAYTFPEIAWAGMTEKEAKDAGIDYEVSTFSWSASGRALASDVSENAFTKLIFDKKDNTLIGGAIVGDNAGELLGEIGLALEMDCDAEDMALTIHAHPTLHESVGLTAEIYEGSITDLPNPKAKKSK, encoded by the coding sequence ATGAGTAAAGAAATAAAAGGACAAGTATTAGTAATAGGAGCAGGACCTGCGGGTTATTCTGCTGCTTTTAGAAGTGCAGATTTAGGTTTTGATGTTGTTTTAGTTGAAAAATTCAACACTTTAGGGGGAGTTTGTCTAAATGTTGGATGTATTCCTTCAAAAGCACTTTTACATGTTGCTAAAGTAATTGAAGAAGCAGAAGAAATTTCTCATCATGGTGTAAGCTTTGGTAAACCAGAAATTGATATAGAAAAAATTGCAGAATATAAAAGTTCAGTTGTAAAGAAATTAACTGATGGTTTATCTTCAATGGCAAAAATGAGAAAAGTGAAAGTTGTAAATGGTACTGCAACTTTTATTGATAAAAATAGTATATCTGTTAAAAATGGTGATGAAGAGACAATTGTAAAATTTGATAATGCAATTATTGCAGCAGGTTCTAGACCTATTGAATTACCATTTATCCCTCATGAAGATCCAAGAATTTGGGATTCAACTGATGCTTTAAGATTAAAAGAAGTTCCAAAAAAACTGCTTATTATGGGTGGTGGAATTATTGGTCTTGAAATGGGTACTGTTTATCAAAAACTAGGATCAAGTATTGATGTTGTTGAGATGCAAGATCAATTAGTTCCAGTTGCAGATAAAGATGTTATTAAAGCATATACAAAAGCAAATAAAGATAGATTTAATATTATGTTAAATACTAAAGTTGCTAAAGTAGAAGCAAAAGATGATGGTATTTATGTTTCTATGGAAGGTGAGGGTGTTAGTGCTGAACCAATCGTTTATGATGCTGTATTAGTAGCAATTGGACGTGCTGCAAATGGTAAAATGCTGGGGCTTGAAAATGCAGGTGTTAATGTAAATGATTGGGGAATAATTGAAGTTGATAAACAAATGAGAACTAATGTGGATAATATTTTTGCAATTGGTGATATTGTTGGTCAACCAATGCTTGCTCATAAAGGTGTACATGAAGGTCATGTTGCAGCTGAAGTAATTGCAGGTAAAAAACACTATTTTGAACCAAAAATGATCCCTTCAATTGCTTATACTTTCCCTGAAATTGCATGGGCTGGTATGACTGAAAAAGAAGCAAAAGATGCAGGAATTGATTATGAAGTTTCTACTTTCTCTTGGTCAGCTTCAGGTAGAGCACTTGCAAGTGATGTAAGTGAAAATGCTTTTACAAAACTTATTTTTGATAAAAAAGATAATACATTAATAGGTGGAGCTATTGTTGGTGATAATGCAGGTGAATTATTAGGTGAAATTGGTCTTGCATTAGAGATGGATTGTGATGCTGAAGATATGGCTCTTACTATTCATGCGCATCCAACACTACATGAATCTGTAGGATTAACTGCTGAAATTTATGAAGGAAGTATTACAGATCTTCCAAATCCTAAAGCTAAAAAGAGTAAATAA